aattagaactagcatcaactttccacataaattttgttgtgaaagtattgcgtaaaatgttgtagacgtaacacttctcattgaaaaatatagttgttaaaaaaaataaatgatgattaaaaaaagaataaacaattaatgaagaaataatatttaaatgagatagaaaaaatgacaaaaaatctGTTGGAAAATGcatttgaaaaagtaggtagGTAAAAGCTAAATATTACTGTTTACTgtccaaacagtacaaaaatttgatgAAACTGCTTAAATTCAAACACCTACAAACTTTAGAGATGTAATTTGGCATCTTCGGACTCTACCCCctttttgtgaaatttgaatttaaaaacaagttgTATGGACTGGAAGCTACTAATCATAGAAAAATAGAAACCGGGCATATGTTAATGTCATCTCAATTTTTTAAAGCATGAACGCACAGAAGTCCGTAACCAAAACTCAAGATGCTTTTGGCTCATCCAGAACCTACCACCAATCGTGAACtaactatttaattattatattaatccTATTACATAAACCAATAGCAATTCACATTTTGATACACTATAACAAGAAAACGATCTATTTTCTGAGagagagtattttttttttatttttagttttaacctATTATCATTAAACTAAGACTCCAATCGGTTTTTTGTGTAGATAAAAATTGAACTctatatctcttattcaatcattagagactttaccaattgagctaattagaaTACACACAAAAGCCAATAGTAATTCAGATTTTGATAtactaacaaacaaacaaacacttaaACAGTATAGAACTTCTGAAATCAAAAAGTAGATAAGACTTCACAATTCGCAGCTCCTTgattgcaaaacaaaaattcattaaattacaAAGTTAATAAGTTCTAAAGAAAATCAACGGTCAGGATTCCGCGAGTTAAACAccgtcatcatcatcaactacacacatatatacaaaatacaaatacaaaacctattaaaaaaatacaaatacaaatacaaaacgGCCCCTCTGTCACAGGCTCACAGCAGTGAGACAAAGCCTAATAGCACATACATCGTTCAAAACGACGGAATGATGGATATGATCATCGACCTCGACACCGTACGCTTCGTGAACCTTCCTCTGATTCGTGGGAATGTGGGATGTTGAACTGTTCCACCTTCATCATTCGTAGGAAGGGCTCAATGCTTTCAAGGTGCTATGTGACATAACAATGACAAGCAATCCTATGTCTTTGGGTCAAAAGTTTGGCAAGCATGATTTATCCATAACAATGACAAGCAATCCTAGGTGCAATGAAATTAGAAATGGGCTTCTACCTAGTTAAGTTCCATAAGATCTGCCAGATCTACTGGCCAAAATTTTCTAATCTAATTTTGAATAGTTTAAGGAGGATGCTATTAGCAAGGGATTTGTCACATGTCCATGTACTTTTAATTGTAGATGAAAATTATAAGTTACATAACCTTTGAGGACTATGATTGGATTGTACAAGCAAAAACTCCAACTATGGGATACAAAATACCAGAAAGGcatgcatgaaaaatgaaaaatttctAGAAACTTACCAAGGTAATTAAAAGAGGAGATTCTTAACTGAGTGTACCTTTAGAGAAACTTGCCATAACAAACAATTTCTTAAACCTCAACATAAATATGTtgttaaacataaaatttatttagcaatcaaatgattttttatgttcatcccatttttttcatattttttatattatgtgctacacataaaagagaaaatatcgACATAATAATAGTCATAACCAAAATTTGAGgtacaaattatttttgaaatctaACATGTAAAGTTAAAAGTTTTAAGAAGAGGAAAAACATAATCAAGAGGGATAAGAATATACATATTTTtctgatttcaaaagtttaaagTTTCAAAGTTCATACTTTATTTACACTAATGAAATATGAATTGGTGTATGTGTagtgaagtgtttttttttttttttgtctacttaatatttcttttcattatatcacatcttaaatatataattaattttgaatgtaagtacattattttatgttaaatgttgaaattatttGCAAGTTTACACAATaatgtttaatactttaagtaTTAAGGTAAAATAAAGTGAAATGTTTTTTACTAAGTTATGAAATAACTTTCAAAAAGTGGTGTGTAAAGGCATAGCCGCGTATGACTCATATTACAAAACATACATTTGAAATGGCAATTCTTCAAACGAGAAAAGAAAGGCTTCGCATTTGAATCATTTTTCAGAGCAGAAGTTATACTATTAGGCATTTTGGGCACGATTTCAAGCTTAATTTATCACTAaaattactgtttttttttcaaaatacaataataatgtgcaacttagggtccgtttggatagagcttattgctaaaaactgaaaattgaaaatactgtagcaaaataatttttacatgtgtgaatagtgttgtgggacccatttttaatatttttttctgaataaagtgtttGTGAGTCCCATGAACAGTATGTAAACAGTGCAGCTACAGTGCGTAAACAGTGAAATTAGTCTCCTGTACAGTAAaataacgtgcatgaacagtaccggttactgttcatgcacattgaaaaaaaaaaaaaaaaacgcagaatcTCAAAACGTGGCCACAAAACGCACTATCCAAACTAAGCTTTAAACTccacaaaatttaaactttttctAGTAATTAGTTTAGATTGCATGTGCAATGCCGCATTTGATCATTTATTGAATGGATTTTGCTTCCTCATgttaaataatgatataaaatagttattattaattaaaaaggaTAATATATTCATTACTATGATCTTTAAAATATGGTAAGTTTGAATGACAATATAGACTAATTGTGATTTAAATATGTTAAAACTTTGAAGGTTCAACATTAACAATactttagaaagaaaaaaaaaattatacttagCATGACAAACATTACCATTTTTGTTACCTTTAAGTCGTGGtaattatttttctctaataaattttataaaaaaataatccgTTGAATACTTTCTATTTGCTTGAATTTTTgggaacaaaattaattatacaCTTATAAGTAACACTAACCTATAAAAGTATATTATTCAAACATTATAAACTTATCAACTCACAATTAATTATTTACAAAACTTTGATGAATTTATGCGAGGCAGGCCTCTTTAAAGGAAGAGTGTCCGGAGTTATAGCCCTTATGTTGTGAATGGTAAGGAGAGGGTCTTAAGTAAGTGTACCTTTAGATTGACTTCCCTCAACAAACATTTTCTTAAGCGTAAAAGTAAACATATAGtcaaacacaaattttatttatgcagctaaatatttttttacatttattccATACgtgcatattttattttaatttgcgatttatctaaaagataaaatatttttaaaattattctttggGGAAAAGAATTAATTTCTATAAATCATAGGAAAAGTTTTTGTGAATTtccattttgaaaatgtacTTTATTTAGATTTTGGTGCCCCtattcaaaaatatattttagaaaaaatgattattttggaaaaaaaacatattttgaaaaggattttttcaaggcatttttttataaaaattctcatgattttcttatgaaaaaaaaaatccctaaatgGGATTCTAGTGAAAATCTCATGAGTTTTTTTGTAGATAAATTCCtaagatgagtttttttttttttataaaaatatcctaAGTTCTTAATAAAAACTATTgggaaaattgttttttgaaaagtgtAAAAAAGCCGGCCAACGCATGTGATAGGCTTCAAATTAAAAagctagcttattttactattcagcttatttttgctactatttatgggccccattgcactttttagtactatttatgggtctcattgtactatttcagctaacttttatctttatctacagtattttcagctaaaaattttcagtttcaacaaaataagtggatctTAAATAGACCCAAGTGTgcatttggcaaaaataatttttgtcaatttattttactattcagcttattttttatactattcatgagtcccacttttggtactattcataggttacacaatactatttcagttaacttttatctttatctatagtacttttagtgtgcgtttggcaaAATTctttttgctaacttattttattattcaacttattttttgtactatttatgagtcctactacactttttagtactattcatgagtctcactgtactatttcagttaatttttacctttatctaccgtactttcagcaaaaaaaattctatttcagtaaaataagcagaTCTTAAACAAACCcttggtaaaaaaatttagttacagcaaaataagcgaatctcAAACGGACCATAAGTGTGCGTTTGACATTACTTaaaaagccaattttttttactatttaacttatatttactactattcataggtcctattacactttttaatattattcataaatctcactatactatttcaataactttttaactttatcaacaatactttttaacaaaaaaaaaaaattcaattttaactaaataaattatttccaAACGAAATCTATATCTTTCATAACTGCACATATAACCTAAAATGATATTTTGGCCTTTAAGTAAAACAAACTCGCCTTAGGTACTCTCCTTCCTTTTTGTGTAATTTGAATATAGACATTAGAAACAAGTTGTATGGCCTAGAAGCCACtagaaatcataaaaaattagaaaccaaGCATATTTTAATGCCtctattttttaagattttttaaaagcatgAACGCACAGAAGTCCGTAACCAAAACTCAAGATGCTTTTGACTCATCCAGATCCTACCACCAATGATGAACTAACTATCTAATCCTATCACATAAACCAATAGCGATTCAGATTTTGATACACTATACCAAGAAAACGCTTATTAAACAGTCATTAACTAAttgtttaataattattattatactaaTCCCATCACAAAAACCAATAGCAATACAGATTTTGATACACTAACAAGAAAACACGTAAATCAGTATGGAACTTCcgaaatcaaaaaaaaaaaaagtagatagaGCTTCGCAGTTCGCAGCTCCTTgattgcaaaacaaaaattcattacATTACAAAGTTACAAAGTTACAAAGTTCTAGCGAAAATCAACGGTTAGAATTCCGCCGATCAAACACCATAATCATCAACATCAactaaacatatatatacaaattacaaaatacaaatacaaaacgACCTCTCCGTCGTCACAGTAGAGAGGCGGAGCTAGATAGTACATACATCGTTCAGAACGACGGAACGACGCCGTATCCATAGATACGTTCAACATCGACCTCGACGTCCGTACGCTTCGCGAACCTTCCTTTGATTCGCGGCCTCGTCTCCGCGTAGGCTTTTCGCGAAGCGTATCGGATCGTCTTCTCGAACTTTCGgttcttcctcttctctctgTACCTCAAAACCCTCGCTTCTCGATCCGCCGCCGAGATCTGAACCGCTCGATTCGCCGAGTCTGTGATTGGCTTATTGTAAGAATCGGATATTTCCGTCACGGTGCTTCCATCTGGAACTACACCGACATCGAGGGACGAAGAAGACACctgcaagaaaattacaataTCAGATCAGAAAATCGAAGCAATTAAACACAAATTTaagaaggaaaattattaagGAACGTACACTCTGGCTGAGGCACTGAGTGTTGTAGCCATAGGAATAGGGTTTGGAGGCTGAGAAATCCATGTCGAAGCAGTGGTCGTTAAGCAATGGAGGTTGAACATTCTTGCTCTGTACTGGTACTACTCCATCAGTACCAGAACTGTTTTGCTCCTGAGCTTCCAATTTCGGATCCACCGGCCCGTATTCCAGATTCAAATACCGATCCATTTCCGGTAACAGAAACTGGCCCGTATTCAGATCCGTACTCTCCATAACCTTGTTATTCGGGTTCGGAAGCAACCAAGAAGCAGCTTCGGCCTCTTCCCTGCTGACGTCAGCTTCTCCTTCCACGTCGGAGAAGTAACGGTCTTCTAGGAAGTTAACGGCGCCAGCCTTGACGGTGACGGACTCGTAGAACGGAGTAACGGGGACGCGCTCGTGGCGGCGTGCGAGTGGGTTAGCGGAGTGGATGTCACGGTCGCACGTGACGCAGAGAACAGCGGCGTCAGCTTTGCACGTGACGTGTGCCGGAGCTTGCTCGCAGACCTCACAGACCCAAACACGCGCGTGACGCGACGCGAGCTTGTTGGCCGCGTGGATTTTGGAGTCGCAGCCTACGCAGAGGAAAGCCGAGTCAGCTCGGCAGAAGAGAGTCGCAGTTGCCGATTTGCACGAGTCACAAAGCTTAGATGCCATAAGTGAGTAACTCAACTCTCAAGTACTCTCTCTGCACTAAGCTCTTCTTTCtctgtcttctttttttttttttttttttccctctatccgtctgtgtgtgtgtgtgtgtgtggtggtggtggttgattaTGTGTAATTTTTGGTCTATCTTGTGGGGCTAGGGAGATCTGGATAGTGACGAATGAGAGAACGACACGTGGAGAAGGCTTAGccaaataaatgaaattaattgagttgaaaataaaaagggttccgtactttttatttttacaatatttttaaaataatatttttaaaacaaaatgatagGAAGGAATTTAAATTTACTGTGTAAATATCGCGTAAATACTagcatttttatttgaaaataggGTGGGAACTTGGGAGGTTTACTGTAGGCTATAGGGTAGGTGTCATTTTTGGTGACCCCACGCGAGATGGAAGGACGTTGGAGACTTTTGGTTGGAGTTTGGTTTGGGGAGTTTTTTTTGTAAAGGTTTTCAACGTTGTTAATGGAAACGGGGGAGGGGGGAGAAGGGTGCCAATAAATGAATTGTATGTGGACTGTGGAAGAGTGTGGACCCCATACCTGAGAGTGCCAGATTGGTCCTCCTGATTGATGTGTATTATTTGTACCGTGACCTTAGCTGGCTGGTCCTAGTCTTACATTACAACATATATGGGCAATTGACAAGGGGGGTCGTGCTCGCACGCACCGCGGGAGCTTGCTAATAGGGAAGACATCTATGACATTTTGTGTGCAAAACTCTTAATCAAAAGATTCTTTTCTGTAATTATTTGATGTGTATTGAACAGGGAGAGTGGGTGGTGGGTGGGGGAAGGACTACATGTACATGGGAGAATAGTCAAATTCTCAaatatagaattaaaaaaaattataaacatatgATCATGCAAATAACGTATTTTATAAACTAATAGACATATAACAAAAAGTTTCAATCAAACTTAATAGACATGGgttaaaattaagaaagaaaattacatttttgacctatctttaattaaaaacgaagtgtaaaataaaagataacttATCTTTTCTTAATCTCTTAAGCatagaataaaaaacaaatgttgatttatttaaatttttggttgAGTCATGAAAGAACTGGGTTATTTTagtcttattttaattttaatttttttattggaaagttAATAGTTGAAATAAGATTGTAGGTTTTAAATCAATCATTTTTGTGGGAGAGTGGGGCACAGGCAAAAGGCCCATAGACCCAAAGCCCACAAAGATGGAATGAAAGGAAAAACATAGATCCAGCCCAAGATAACTGCATAAGAAGTAGGCCCTGCACATAAAtaagaagaacatgaagaagTACGTTGGGCAATAAGACTCAGCCCATAGGTGTTTTCTGTTCCCACTCGGCATGTGGCCCAGGAGAATTTTGTCCTTGGCCCATGACCGAGGACAGACAACTAAGGAAAGACAAAGTACTTGAAAACCGAAGGTGAAATGTGGCCAACGAACCAGGGAAGATAAATTGATACAGGCTAAAGAGTTTGGAGGTGAATGAaaaactttggaaaaaaaaatgggaaggaaaacttttttggagtctgtttggttgggtggagaggaaagaaaataaatagtggAACTCATGTGTTTTTCATCCCTCCAAttttccactcccaaccaaacaaaaaataaagaaattaaaattttttctattctcCTACTCTTCCATCCTCCCACCATTTTCTATTCTCCTACTTTTTCATCACTCCAATCAAACGAACCCTAAATTCAGTAACAGTTGCCTTCGCATTAAATGATTGTTCCCACCTAACTAAGGTTGTATTTATTGTTGAACAATACTCCTCACCCATTAACCCACTCACTTTCTCAAAAGGTGAAGAAGACATCTGATAGAACAAGTAATTTTCTATCTCCTCCACACAATCCCTCCATTTAGGCCCACTAAAAAGTTTTCTAtccaaaatagagagaaaattgaataaataaaatgaggCTATTTAATGGACGAAAGTGCCATTTGGGCCCACTAAAAAGTTCTCTCCAAAATAGGGAGAAAACTGAATAAAGAAAATGAGGCTATTCAATAGAATTCGTCCAACTACttctttttggtcatttttttttgttttaattggtcATCATCTTTTAACAAcaagggtatatgagtaaatttatacaaattcaCTTTTTCTATCTCTATACTttttcactcccaaccaaacaaaaagtagagaaattaaaaattgtttctATTCTTCTACTCTTCCATCCTCccactattttctatcctctcatttttccaCCGCTCCAACCAAACGAACCCTAAATTCAATAACAGCTACCTTCGCATTAAATGGTTATTCACACCTAACCAATGCTGTATTTATTGTTGAACAATACTCCTCACCCATTAGCCCACTCACTTCCCCAAAAGGTGAAGAAGACATTTGATCAGACAAGTAATTTTCCATCTCCTCCACacaattcccccccccccccccccccaattgaGAGGAGGATGCCACTAGTATAAATAGGACCCTTCCCCAATTCAGAGtggcgaaaaaaaaaaatggaaagagaaAGGCAGAGTGTAAAGAAAATTTCCATCTTGTAACTGCTTATCTCTATCAAGCTGAAGAGAATACTAAGACCCCATCCTTTTTCTCTTTCAGTTGTGATATtactattttgattttgatttcttaTATAGTTCTCCAATAAACTATTCTCCcataattcataaataaattgcGTTGTTCATTTACCTTTTTGTATTTTGACTCCCACAGTTATAAAAGAAAGTTTAGTAATACAATTTACGATACCatgaattttaaatattaaaaattgtttttacaaACACGTATAAATTAGCTGCCTAATATTTATATTGATGCATATTCAGAATATacctatatatttttaaatattcatGGCCTTTGGGGGCCTTGTGGCTCCGCTACTGACTGtagactttattttttataatcatcTTAACAATGTTCATTAATGCGAAGGCATCAGTTTTCTTTGTTGTAACCTGTAGGGTAAGTATCATGTAAAAGCATGTAACCAACATGCTCTGTCCACATTTGTGTGGGGCAGTCTATCAACTGTGAGACATTTTCCTAATAAAGGATCGCGAATCGCGATCACACCATCAAAAgcttcttattttatttattaaaaaaagtcttATTTTCAATATTATGAACGTCAAaaacttctttatttttatttttaaaaatcttctACAAACTAATTGggatagaaaatattattcctatttgtcattatatattatccacaaataagaatttattgtaaagacAAAGTTTGATTACAAAATTGGAATGTTAGGATTTTCTAGGATTTTGGGATAATTTGGTCTCAAAGTAACATTTTTCCATCTTGTCCAAACAATTTCATGCCACATGttcaaactttttaaaagaAGATGGTTTGGTCCCAATTAGTTACCACATTAGCCTTCCATTAGGTAACATAGGATATAAATTAATGAACATAGATAGAAGGAtataaagtaaaacattttgaaaagtttaaggaagaaaaaaaatcattttaaagtTGTAGAGGACGTTTTGTGACAAAGGGTCGAAAATGCAAGAATGAGCCCAAATATCTTCTCAGATTCtttaaactgattttttttcgGAGAGTCAAgtccaaaattccaaatgtatGATGAACAAAAACTAATGGTGTTCaagaaagaaacaaaccaaaattataatgaatgaaatccaaaataattcttaaaatacTAAGTCCAAAACCTTTTTCACAAACAACAAGAAAAGGAAGTTGAGAGAACTTGTAAGTGAAAGAGAGAAGACTACTCTGTACCAGTACTTTCAACCCTAAGTCTCAAAATAATGTAACTACTTACTAATTTATTGAGCTTTTTCTCTAAAGTTTCAACTCTAAGAGTAAAACATGATTAGGTTGCTTTTGAGCTCGCGGGGCCTTCTACATTGAGTTTAGGGTGCTGCTAAGGACTGATTTTTGGTTAATGGAAGAGGCTTTGGACCCCCTAGGTGCTAATCtcgtgtttttattttgtttgcttttgctTAGGAAGTGGGTTGGCTTGCTTTTTGCATAATTTAGGAAATAAATTGGCTAAGCCTCGTTGGTTGTTCTTCCCTAGCTATTGCAGGCCCTTGGAGGTTGCACTTAGTGGCTAAGCAACAAGGTCAGCCAATGGGGGCCAACCATGCTTTAGAGGCCAAAATGGTTAGGTCAGAAAGTTTCAATCACAGCAAGAGCTTGAGACCTCTATTTGGATGAAAGTTTTGGCCTTTTTGGTACCAAACCCTCTCCATGAGCCTTAATTGTTGTCAACGTCTCTAGGCCTCCTAGTAGCACACATGGACTGGGCTCATGCAAAAGTCTAAGAGAAGCCTACTCATACTTTCCAACTCACACTTTCTTAATTCTCTCCTAAGTAACATGGGCTTAGCCATcaaaatggaataaaataaatataatgcatGAATTGAATCCTCAAAGAGGTTGGGCTCGGCCAAATTGGCCTTATAGAAAATTTGCCTCACAATCATTAATAAAAGTTAggaacaaaattattattttagttttttttttttataatgaccagttaaacaatttttttcttcttaatatgGCTCACGTGAGTCTCACTTGATCTCTAtgttaaaattgacaaaactaATAGCTACGCTCAAAGTTTAGGTGATAAAttggcaatatatatatatatatata
This genomic stretch from Castanea sativa cultivar Marrone di Chiusa Pesio chromosome 1, ASM4071231v1 harbors:
- the LOC142638933 gene encoding zinc finger protein CONSTANS-LIKE 4-like; its protein translation is MASKLCDSCKSATATLFCRADSAFLCVGCDSKIHAANKLASRHARVWVCEVCEQAPAHVTCKADAAVLCVTCDRDIHSANPLARRHERVPVTPFYESVTVKAGAVNFLEDRYFSDVEGEADVSREEAEAASWLLPNPNNKVMESTDLNTGQFLLPEMDRYLNLEYGPVDPKLEAQEQNSSGTDGVVPVQSKNVQPPLLNDHCFDMDFSASKPYSYGYNTQCLSQSVSSSSLDVGVVPDGSTVTEISDSYNKPITDSANRAVQISAADREARVLRYREKRKNRKFEKTIRYASRKAYAETRPRIKGRFAKRTDVEVDVERIYGYGVVPSF